In the Gossypium raimondii isolate GPD5lz chromosome 9, ASM2569854v1, whole genome shotgun sequence genome, one interval contains:
- the LOC105797946 gene encoding tropinone reductase-like 1, which yields MTNITSLISPLKRLAGKVAIITGGASGIGASTACLFHENGAKVVIADIQDNKGEALARKLGGSACYIHCDVTNEDDIRNLTDTTISKYGKLDVMHNNAGILDRTFSTILDITKSEIDQVIGVNLVGALLGAKHAARLMAPQRKGCILFTASACTAIAGLLSGNAYAVSKYGVLGLAKNLAAELGHYGIRVNCISPYGVATPMIAPNETEVRNMEQSLTAMGNLKGEILKPEGLAYAALYLASDEANYVSGLNLVLDGGFSIVNPTFMKAFNLIH from the exons ATGACCAATATAACTTCTTTGATTTCACCCCTTAAAAg GTTAGCAGGGAAAGTGGCAATTATAACAGGAGGGGCAAGCGGCATTGGAGCAAGTACAGCATGCCTTTTCCATGAGAACGGTGCCAAGGTGGTCATCGCTGATATCCAGGACAACAAAGGAGAAGCCCTTGCCAGAAAGCTGGGCGGAAGTGCTTGCTACATTCACTGTGATGTGACGAACGAAGATGATATCCGCAACCTCACTGACACCACAATCAGCAAGTACGGGAAACTCGACGTAATGCATAACAATGCAGGCATCCTGGACCGTACCTTTAGCACCATTTTAGATATCACAAAGTCAGAAATAGACCAAGTTATTGGGGTAAACCTTGTGGGTGCTCTCCTAGGTGCCAAACATGCAGCCAGGTTGATGGCGCCTCAGCGCAAAGGATGCATACTTTTTACAGCTAGTGCTTGTACTGCAATCGCAGGGCTGCTATCAGGCAATGCCTATGCAGTGTCGAAATATGGAGTTTTAGGCCTGGCTAAGAACTTGGCAGCAGAGCTTGGGCATTATGGGATAAGAGTGAACTGTATATCGCCATATGGAGTTGCCACTCCAATGATTGCACCAAATGAAACAGAGGTGAGAAACATGGAACAGTCACTAACAGCAATGGGCAATCTGAAAGGGGAAATTCTGAAGCCAGAGGGATTGGCTTATGCAGCGTTATACCTGGCTAGTGATGAAGCGAATTATGTGAGTGGGCTCAACCTTGTTTTGGATGGAGGTTTCAGCATTGTCAATCCTACCTTTATGAAGGCTTTTAACCTTATTCactaa